A segment of the Halogeometricum sp. S3BR5-2 genome:
CGCGGAGTTCATCGGCTCTCCCTCGGTCAACACCATCGAGAGTCGCCTCTCGCGGTCGTCCGGTGGATTCGTCCTCGAAAACGACCTGTTCTCGCTCCCGCTCGACGCCGAACTCCCCGCCGCTGTTACGGATGGCGAGCCGGTGACGTTCGCTATTCGTCCGCAGTACATCCACGTCGCACAGCCGGGCGAGGAACTGTTCTCCGGAACCGTCAAACTCGTCGAGCCGCAGGGTGACCGGGACACCGTCTACCTCGACGCGGAGGGGCGCGAGATTCGAGCGGTCGTGCCACAGAACACCGTCGCGCCGGAGGAGGAAGCGCTCTCCCTGACTATCGAACCGGATAAGTTCTGGATCTTCGACGAGTCGGGGGGACGACTCTCCTGAGATCGATCTCAGACGCCGAAGCGACGGCTCTCGAACGAGCCGCTGAGCCGTTCTCTTCTGTCTTCCGGAGATAGCAACGCCGCCCCATGGATGATTTCGTATTCGTGCCCTGTATCGCTCGATGAAGCCGTGTAGACGTGTCAGACGCGTATGTGCGGGTGAATGAGGTCAAAGTAGTATTTTAGAGAGAGAAATAGAAACATAATCAATCGTTAGGTATCGTCGGGAGAAATCGGCGGTCAGGAGACCAACTGCCCGGCGGAAGTCAGCGACATCGCTCCTCGTGGCTTCGATACCGCGTCCGATTCCGTTCGAGTGAGAGGGAACTCGTACCGGCTTTATCGGCGCTTCACACAGGGGTTACGCAGTGGTCGTTCGGGTCTCCACGCCTCTGCAATGATGTCCGAGCGATGGACGGAAACCGGGTTGCGACCCGCTGACCGTCGTCACGGCGCTCAGTAGCGACCTCAGACGTAGCCGGCGTCAACTTTTATCGGACGCCCGGTCACGTACGACGCGTCGTCGCTGGCGAGAAAGGCGACGCATGCGGCGACCTCCTCGGGTTCGCCCCATCGGTTGAACGCTGTCCGCATCGGGGCTTGGTCTCTCATCTCGTCGCTGAACCACGTCCGAATCATCTGCGTGTCGATGAGTTCCGGACAGATGGCATTGACTCGGATGCCGTACTCGCCGAGTTCCGGGGCGACCGACTCCGTGAAGTGAAGCACCGTCGCCTTCGTCATCCCGTACGTGGTGATGTTCGAGGGGAGCCATCCGGCCATCGAGGAGGTGTTGACGATGGAACCGCCCCCCTGTTCGTCCATGATGGGAAACACGGCGTGACAACCGTTCCAGACGCCCTTGACGTTCACGTCGATCAGTCGGTCGACGTGGTCGGGGTCCGTCTCCGCGAACCCCTGCATCTCGCCGATGCCCGCGTTGTTGAACAGCACGTCGACGCCGCCAAGTTCGTCGTTAGCTTCCGCCAACGCGGCGTCGAACTCGTCTAGTGTCTTATTTTATATACACTAAGTTCCGTTTTTTGGAGCCAAAATTTGGTATGCTATCTCCGTTACTACGGTTCGAGAGTTCTGTTTCGCCGAACGACGACCGGAAATCAGATTTGGTCGCGAAGCCAAAGACAGCTATGGGTGCCATCGAAGTCGACGAACTCACGAAGGACTACGGAGACGTCCTCGGCATCGACTCGCTCACCTTCACCGTCGAGGAGGGCGAAGTCTTCGGCTTTCTAGGCCCTAACGGCGCCGGGAAGACGACCGCGATTCGGACGCTTCTCGGCCTCCAGTCGCCGACCGGGGGGAGCGCGCGGGTTCTCGGTCGGGACATCACCGACGAGCGAGCGTTGACGAAGGCCCGCCGCGACATTGGCTACCTCCCGGCCGAACCGGTGTTCGACGAGCGTTCGACCGGGCGGCGACTGCTGCGTTACTACGGCGACCTCCGGGGCGACGAGCGCAGCGACGAACTGCTCGAACGGTTCGCGCCGCCGCTCGACCGGAAGGTCGGCAGCTACTCCCGCGGGAACAAGCAGATGCTCGCCATCGTGTTGGCGCTCATGCACGACCCGAAACTGATCATCATGGACGAACCCACGAGCGGGCTCGACCCCCTGAAGCAGGACCGCTTCATCGAGTTCATCGCGCGGGAGCACGAGCGCGGGAAGACCGTCTTCTTCTCCTCGCACATCCTGAGCGAGGTCCAGAAAATCTGTGAACGGGTCGGTATCGTCCGCGCCGGCCGCCTGGTCGAACTGGAGGACATCGAGACGCTGCTCGGTCGGTCGGGAAAGGTCGTCCGCGTCCGCGTCGCGGAGCGCGTGGAACCCGAGGCGTTCGCGCTCCCCGGCGTCCACGACCTGACCCTCGGCGCCGACGGGACGGGGGGAGTCGGGTCGAGTCGGAGCGGGCCGGGGACGACGCTCACGTTCACCTACACGGGCGCGTACAACGACCTGATCGCGCGGCTGAGCGAGTACGACGTTCGGGACGTCGAGGTCGATGAGGCGCCGCTCGAAGACGTGTTCATGCGGTTCTACGGCGACGTTCCCGCCGACGGAGGTGTCGGTGGCGATGCGTGAAATCGCCCGGTACGAGACGGAGCGACGGCTTCCGAGCGCGGTCGCGCTCTCGGTCGGCCTCTCGCTGTACGCGGGGCTGTTCTTCGCCATCGGACCGTCGATGATCCAAGAGATCGACTTCGAGCAGTACGCCGAGGCGTTCCCGCCGGCGCTGCAGTCGGCGTTCGGCGTCGAGGCCATGGGGTCGCTCGAAGGGCTGTTCGCCGCCGAACTGTACCAGTTCGGCTGGATACTGCTGCTCGGTCTGTACTTCGCGTACAGCGCCGGCGCGCTCGTCGCCGAGGACGTCGAGAACGGCCGACTGGACCTGCTGTTGTCGACCCCCGTCTCGCGCGTCTCCGTCCTGCTCGGGAAGTTCGCGTCGCTGCTCGCGCCGCTTCTCCTCGTGAACGTCGTCGTCGCGGCCGTCGTCTACGGCGGCGGCGTCCTCATCGACGACCCCCTCCCGTTCGCGGACGTCGTGATGACGCACGTCCTCTCGATTCCGTACCTGCTCGTCTGTGCGGGTCTGGGCCTCCTGCTCTCGGTGCTCGCCAGCAGCGCGAGCCTCGCCCAGCGCGGTGCACTCGGCGTCGTCTTCGGGCTGTTCATGGTCGAGTCGTTCGTCGCCGGGACGGACTACGAGTGGCTCGGCACGCTCAGTCCGACGCACTACTACGACCCGATGGCCGTCCTCGTCGACGGGACGTACGACTGGGCCGGTGCGGTCATCCTCCTCGAAGCGGCGGCCCTGCTGGTCGTCCTCAGCGCGTTTCGGTTCCAGCGGAGGGACCTATGAACCGACGACAACTCCTCGCCGTCGTCCTCGTCTCGCTCCTCGTCGTTCCGGGGTCCGCCGCGGGGGCGGTCCGCGGGTCGCCGGACCTCGCGGTCGCCCTCGGCGACAACCGCGTGACCGTCGGCGAGAGCGGGACGCTCGAACTGACCGTCGCGAACCGCGGCGACTTAGACCTCGCATCGGTATCCAATCCGGCGCTCAACGAACGGGTGACGACGGCGCGGGGCATCGAACTGTCGCTCGACGCGGGCGACGCACCGCTCACCGTCGAGTCGGGACCGACACTCGTCGGCGGACTCGCCAGCGGGCAGAGCGCGGCGGTCGGATTCGACGTCGCCGTCGACGAGGACGCGGAACCGGGGACGTACACGCTGCCGGTGACCGTCGAGTACGCGTACACGAGTTCCATCGCCGAGGTGACGGGCGCGACGACCGAACGCACCGTCGAACGGGAGACGACCGTCACGGTGGTCGTCGAGGACGGCGCCTCGTTCCGCGTGGTGGAGACGGCGACGGACGCGCAGGTGGGCGAGGACGGAACCCTCTCGGTGACGCTGGCGAACGACGGGTCGGCGCCGGCCGACGACGCGACGGTGGCGCTGTCCTCACCGAACGGGGCCGTGACGTTCGGCGGGGCGCCGGAGGCGGCGCGGTACGTCGGGTCGTGGGACCCCGGCGAGACGCGAACCGTCGCGTACGACGTCGCCGTCGACGGCAATCGAACGCCGGGGAGTTACGCCGCGCAGGCCGTCGTCTCCTACCTCGATACGGACGGCGAGGCGAGGCGCTCACAGCCCCTGAGCGTCGGAATCGACCCGCGCCCGGAGACGGCGTTCTCGGTCCGGTCGCTGAACGCCTCGCTGTACGTCGGCGAGACGGGGACGCTCTCCGGAACCGTCGTCAACGAGGGTCCCGACCCGGTCCGCGGCGCGGTCGTGACGCTCCGAACGGACGCCGAACACGTCCGACCGGTCGACGGTTCCGTCGCCGTCGGGACGCTCGAACCCGGCGAACGGGCCGACGTCGCGTTCACCGCCGCGGTGAGCGACGACGCGACACCCGGCGCACGTCCGTTCTCGATGACGGTGGAGTACGAGACGGGAGCGGGGTCGGTGACGACGAGCGACCCGATACGAGTCACCGGACAGGTCCGGCCGGACCGCGACCTCTTCGCCGTGGAGGCGCGGAACGCCACGTTCGCGCCGGACAGCAGCAACCGCCTCGAAGTCGTCGTCACCAACACCGGCGAGACGACTCGGCGGGACGTCGTCGTCGGACTGGAGCCGGCTCAACCGTTCACGAGCGTCGCACCCGAGGCGTACGTGCCGGCGCTCGCGCCCGGGGAGTCGGCGACGGTCGCCTTCGAGGTGTCCGTCGACGAGGACGCGGTGCCGAGCACGCACGCCCTCGGCCTGAACGTCACCGCCGAGACGCCGGGAGCGCCCACCGACGTCACCGAGTCTCACCGCGTGCGCGTCGACGTCGCCGAGGAGAGCCAGTCCGACGATATCGTCTCGCTCGTCGTCGTCGCCGTCCTCGGCGCGGTGCTCCTCGCGGCCGTCGGCTACTGGTGGTACCGGGGACGGTAGGTGGGTTCGGCGCGAGTTCGACGTGGGAATCGGACGGTCGCCGGACGAGTCACGGATTCGGGTCGACTCCGCGCCCCGAAGCGGGGGCACGCGACGCGAACGGAAAGATTTCAAAGTGCGGTGAGCGACAACCGGACGCATGTCCCCCGAGAGATCCCTCCCGGTCGCCGTCGTGTTCGGACTCCTCGCCGGCGGTCTCGTGTATCTGCTCTTCCTTCCGGACTGGTATCCGGCGGTCGGAATCGCCGCCATCTACGCCGGTGCGGCGTATTTCTACCTCGCCTTCGACATCTCTCTGCTCGGCGCGCAGATCGAGTTCTCCGACCGCCCGGACAAGGCCGGCTACGCGGTCGGGCTGTTCGGTCTGAGCGTGAGCCCCCTCGCACTCGGCGAGTACGTCGGGCTACGGGACCCGGCCGTTATCGGCATCATCGTGTGGATGGTCGGTATGATGGCGTTCCTCCTCTTGGCGACGACGGCCGCACAGGCGGATTCAACGGAGCGCCGAGGAATCTGAGAGGCACGAAATCGGGGTCGTTCTATGGTGTCATTCGTTTATCATTGTAAATACGACAGTGCGCATCTACGGCCGTTTCTCGAATCCGGAGAGGGGACGGTCGGGACTCCCGGCGCGAGCAGTTCCGCGTCCGCAGAGAAAGAAGTCTACGGCGGCTGAGAGAGCGCGTACAGGGTTCCGTCCGTCGACTGCGCGAAGACGCGCTCCTCGCCGGCGCCCAGAACGTACCGCTCCGTCGGAAGCGTCGTCTCGGACTCCTCGACGAAGGAGATGTTCCGAAACCACGTGAGCGACCCGGTGTCCACCCCGACGACGAACAGCCCCTCGGTCGATGCGGTCTGCGTCACGGGCGCATCGAAGCGCGTCTCGTAGCGTTCCGCGCCGTCGTCGACCGAGAGTTCGTACAGCGTTCCGAAGGTGCCCGAAGGCGGGTTCGTCGTCGCCTCCGCGACCAGTAGCGACGACCCGGCGCGGTGAAAACCCTGAACGCGGGCGTCGCTTCCGAACGACGTCCGCCACTGGAGGTCGCCGGTCGTCCGGTCGAGCGACGCGACGGTGCCTTCCGCCCCGACGTAGACGCGACCCCCGACCGGGAGCGGACCGACGGTCGCCGTCGACCAGTCGTCGGGCCGAGCGACCCATCGAGGCGCGCCGTCGCCGTGAGCGAGGGCGACGATGCCGCCCCGGTCGCCGAAGTAGACGGCGGCCTCGTCGGCGGCCAGTTGGTCCTCGGGGGCGACGACGACCGTGAAGTCGAGGCCGTCGACCGAGGTGCGTTCCCAGCGGCGCGTTCCGTCGCTCGTCTCGAGGGCGACGAGCGAGCCGTTAGCCGCGTACAGGGTATCGTTCGCGACGGTGAGCGCCGACGCGAGGTTGCTCACGCCCCGCGTCCACAACTGCTCGCCGCTCGCCGCGTCGAACGCGCGTATCCGCGCCCGCGCGCCGCGGGGGCCGCCCTTCTCGCCGACGTACACGCGGCCGTTCGCGGCGGTGAGCCCGGTCATCCGTCCGAGGTCGACCTCCCACCGACGCGTTCCGCTCGCGGCGTCGAACACGGTGAGCCGACCGTTCTCCAGTCGTCCGTCGCGGTAGCCGCCGACCGCGAGCAGGCCGTTCGTCGTCACCGGCGGGGACAACGACGTCGGAGCGGGAACCGAGGCGCTCCACTGCGTCCCGGCCGGTGACTGCGCGAGAAGCGAGTCGATGCAGCCGGCGAACGCCCCAGCGGCGAGGGTACCGCCGGTAGCGAGGAACGAGCGACGGGAGGGCATAGCGGGACGTGACCGACCGAATACGATAAGTTTTCTGAAATCTTCGGACCGGCGGTTCACTCGGTGCGCGCCACCGGGTCGTCCGCGTCGGCGTCGGGTCGGTCCTTCCAGACGACGGTGCGCTGGCTGCCGGTGACGTACCGGTAGCCGGCGTACAGGAGGTTCGGCACGCCCATCGCCCACCAGATAGTCAGGATGGCGATGACGAGGTGGATCCCCGGACTGCCGAACTCGCGCCGGACGAGCGTGACCCGGTCCGGAGTCTCCTCTTCGATCTTCCATCCGGATTCGACTTTCGCGGTGACCTCGCGCCGATAGGAATCGGAGTAGTCCATGCGCTCCCGTACGAGGTCGTACGGAAAAGCGGTTGCGTGTCCGAACGTGGCGTGGGTAGCGTTCGAATAGTCTCCGCCAATACGTCGCTATCTCCTTCGGCCCTCTCGTCGAGAAAGGCCAGAGGTTGTACAATGTATTATGTTCGTATCGCGGTCAATCACTCCGTAGGACAGTCGTTCGGTGAGTTGGTCGGAAGTTCGTCGTCCGCGGTTGGAATCGAAGTCCGCCGAAACGTCCGCTCTGCTCGCTCGTGGGTGGGACGACAGTCCGTGACGGGACAGGGCTCTCACTTCAGTGCCGAGAATAACCGAGCGCTGAAGCCGTCTCTCGTCGGTCGATGCCACCAGTTCGATGAGTGAGTAATCGACGACTCCGTCGTCCGCATCGGTGACCGACGGTCGGCGAGAGTGACCGTGGACGAACACAGCGACCCTGGAAGATTCACTCGGCGAACTCCGTCGGAAGCGACCGGAGACCGACGGCGTCGAGCGCGAAAACGCGGAGGAACTCAACGTGAAGCAGCGAGAAAAACGGTGTGGAGACGTAACTACGCGTGGAAGCATTTCTATAGAAGTAATTGGATAGTGCTATCAACCTACGTCACCATACCACCGCCCGGCTACTCCACTTCAGAACCGCTCGTCCGGGGACGAGGACGGACTCCCTGAAGCGTTCGCCGCCGAGGAGGTATCGGGATGCGTTAGGAAGGAGAGAACGCACTCCCCGGTCACCGGTTCGCGGACCTCGCGTCGAGGCGTTCGGCGAGTTCCCGCGAGATACCGGAGAGGTGAGCCGACCCGAAGACGGCGACGACGAGGCCGCCAACGGAGTTGTAGAAGAGGTCCAACACCGTGTCTTCGAGACCGTACTGCGTGAGGACCGAATCGGAACCGACGAGAGCGGCGGCGACGCTGATGTAGAACTCGAGCAGTTCCCAGACGACGCCGAACGCCAGGACGAACAGGAGCATGAAGACGAAGAGGAACTTCGGGGGCATGTGGACGAACTCCGAGTGTTCGTCGAGGGCGACCACGGTCGCGTAGGCGACGCCGGCCACGAGCGACGACGAGAGCGCGTGCGTCATGTGGTCCCACCACCACGTCGCCGAGTACGGACTCAGGAAATCCAGCATCGGAAGCGGGAGCGTCCCGAAGGCGTGGAGGAACATCGCGACCGTGATCCAGAGGACGAGGCCGACGTTCATCGTGAACGCGTAGTTCCGTTCGAGGTACGCCGGAAGGAACGTCACGAGGAGGCCGACGGCCGCGTTGACGATAACCCCGGAGTTGCGCGCGAGGAGGCCGACGACGAGAATCCCGACCATC
Coding sequences within it:
- a CDS encoding ABC transporter ATP-binding protein, giving the protein MGAIEVDELTKDYGDVLGIDSLTFTVEEGEVFGFLGPNGAGKTTAIRTLLGLQSPTGGSARVLGRDITDERALTKARRDIGYLPAEPVFDERSTGRRLLRYYGDLRGDERSDELLERFAPPLDRKVGSYSRGNKQMLAIVLALMHDPKLIIMDEPTSGLDPLKQDRFIEFIAREHERGKTVFFSSHILSEVQKICERVGIVRAGRLVELEDIETLLGRSGKVVRVRVAERVEPEAFALPGVHDLTLGADGTGGVGSSRSGPGTTLTFTYTGAYNDLIARLSEYDVRDVEVDEAPLEDVFMRFYGDVPADGGVGGDA
- a CDS encoding ABC transporter permease subunit: MREIARYETERRLPSAVALSVGLSLYAGLFFAIGPSMIQEIDFEQYAEAFPPALQSAFGVEAMGSLEGLFAAELYQFGWILLLGLYFAYSAGALVAEDVENGRLDLLLSTPVSRVSVLLGKFASLLAPLLLVNVVVAAVVYGGGVLIDDPLPFADVVMTHVLSIPYLLVCAGLGLLLSVLASSASLAQRGALGVVFGLFMVESFVAGTDYEWLGTLSPTHYYDPMAVLVDGTYDWAGAVILLEAAALLVVLSAFRFQRRDL
- a CDS encoding COG1361 S-layer family protein, coding for MNRRQLLAVVLVSLLVVPGSAAGAVRGSPDLAVALGDNRVTVGESGTLELTVANRGDLDLASVSNPALNERVTTARGIELSLDAGDAPLTVESGPTLVGGLASGQSAAVGFDVAVDEDAEPGTYTLPVTVEYAYTSSIAEVTGATTERTVERETTVTVVVEDGASFRVVETATDAQVGEDGTLSVTLANDGSAPADDATVALSSPNGAVTFGGAPEAARYVGSWDPGETRTVAYDVAVDGNRTPGSYAAQAVVSYLDTDGEARRSQPLSVGIDPRPETAFSVRSLNASLYVGETGTLSGTVVNEGPDPVRGAVVTLRTDAEHVRPVDGSVAVGTLEPGERADVAFTAAVSDDATPGARPFSMTVEYETGAGSVTTSDPIRVTGQVRPDRDLFAVEARNATFAPDSSNRLEVVVTNTGETTRRDVVVGLEPAQPFTSVAPEAYVPALAPGESATVAFEVSVDEDAVPSTHALGLNVTAETPGAPTDVTESHRVRVDVAEESQSDDIVSLVVVAVLGAVLLAAVGYWWYRGR
- a CDS encoding PQQ-binding-like beta-propeller repeat protein, producing the protein MPSRRSFLATGGTLAAGAFAGCIDSLLAQSPAGTQWSASVPAPTSLSPPVTTNGLLAVGGYRDGRLENGRLTVFDAASGTRRWEVDLGRMTGLTAANGRVYVGEKGGPRGARARIRAFDAASGEQLWTRGVSNLASALTVANDTLYAANGSLVALETSDGTRRWERTSVDGLDFTVVVAPEDQLAADEAAVYFGDRGGIVALAHGDGAPRWVARPDDWSTATVGPLPVGGRVYVGAEGTVASLDRTTGDLQWRTSFGSDARVQGFHRAGSSLLVAEATTNPPSGTFGTLYELSVDDGAERYETRFDAPVTQTASTEGLFVVGVDTGSLTWFRNISFVEESETTLPTERYVLGAGEERVFAQSTDGTLYALSQPP